A stretch of Desulfurivibrio alkaliphilus AHT 2 DNA encodes these proteins:
- a CDS encoding phosphoribosylglycinamide formyltransferase produces the protein MNLAVLLSGSGRTLDNFQQQISEGRMAGKIQVVVANTADALGLEKARNYGIPAFHGENNEAINRILADYPVDLVLLAGFLKLYTPPEHLRRSVLNIHPSLIPSFCGDGMYGMRVHRAVKARGVKVSGCTVHFANEVYDEGPIVVQRCVALEDGDSPEDIAARVFAAECQAYPEAVNLVAARGVEAFWL, from the coding sequence ATGAATCTGGCGGTTTTGTTGTCCGGCTCCGGTCGGACTCTGGACAACTTTCAGCAGCAGATCAGCGAAGGTCGGATGGCCGGCAAGATCCAGGTGGTGGTGGCCAATACCGCCGACGCCCTGGGGCTGGAAAAGGCCCGTAATTACGGCATCCCGGCCTTCCACGGGGAGAATAACGAGGCGATTAACCGTATTTTGGCCGATTACCCCGTCGACCTGGTGCTGCTGGCCGGTTTCCTCAAGCTCTACACCCCGCCGGAGCATTTGCGCCGGTCGGTGCTCAATATTCACCCTTCGCTGATCCCTTCCTTTTGCGGCGACGGCATGTACGGCATGCGGGTGCATCGGGCGGTGAAGGCCCGGGGGGTGAAGGTCAGCGGTTGCACGGTCCATTTTGCCAACGAGGTGTACGACGAGGGGCCCATCGTGGTGCAGCGCTGCGTGGCCCTGGAAGATGGCGACAGCCCGGAGGACATCGCCGCCCGGGTCTTTGCCGCCGAATGCCAGGCCTACCCCGAGGCGGTGAACCTGGTGGCGGCAAGAGGGGTGGAGGCGTTCTGGCTTTAG
- the pyrR gene encoding bifunctional pyr operon transcriptional regulator/uracil phosphoribosyltransferase PyrR gives MQKVKTRLLDGDDIDRTLSRMSMQIVEHNHGVENLAIIGIYTGGVYLAQRIQALIQEQFGISLPAGSLDITLYRDDWSLAAQNPVVKKTAIDFSLQDKVVVLVDDVVFTGRTIRAALDAIMDLGRPRCIQLASLVDRGGRELPIQADFVGLDVQVGLGEHVHVLLREHDGVDEVVLVRQG, from the coding sequence ATGCAAAAAGTCAAAACCAGGCTACTGGACGGCGACGATATCGACCGCACCCTTTCCCGCATGTCCATGCAGATTGTCGAGCATAACCATGGGGTGGAAAACCTGGCCATTATCGGTATTTACACCGGCGGGGTGTACCTGGCCCAGCGCATCCAGGCCCTGATCCAGGAACAGTTCGGGATCAGCCTGCCCGCCGGCAGTCTGGATATCACCCTCTACCGCGACGACTGGAGCCTGGCGGCGCAGAATCCGGTGGTGAAAAAGACCGCCATCGATTTTTCGCTGCAGGACAAGGTGGTGGTGCTGGTGGATGATGTGGTGTTCACCGGCCGCACCATCCGGGCGGCCCTGGACGCCATCATGGACCTGGGCCGGCCCCGTTGCATTCAACTGGCGTCCCTGGTTGATCGCGGCGGGCGGGAGTTGCCCATCCAGGCCGATTTTGTCGGCCTGGATGTTCAGGTGGGGCTGGGCGAACATGTCCATGTCCTGTTGCGGGAACATGACGGCGTGGACGAGGTGGTACTGGTGCGCCAGGGGTAA